In the Urocitellus parryii isolate mUroPar1 chromosome 1, mUroPar1.hap1, whole genome shotgun sequence genome, AGGGGAGACATGACTTCTGTCACAGTACCCACCGGCCGGGCGTGAAAAATGCTCCACCTGAGGGTTTTACTAAGGtgtggaactacattcttggaAATATGTGGATTCATGCTAGAAAATAAGATAGGAATTTGAACAAATCAATGCAAATCCAAGCCAAATCCCAGCCACCTGGGAAGGTGGCCTGAGAGCACCACACTGTGTCTGGTGGACCCAGGCTTCAGGGCCAAAGGCTCTTGCCCCCAGCACTCCCCTGATTTAAAATTCCTCACttggatggaaatgaagaactTTATGCTAAATGAATAAGCGTATGTTACCACATGAATACCGTATGTTACAATATATATACCGTATGTTACCATATGTATACTGTATGTTCTTAACTCACACATTGAAACCTGAATAAATTGAActcaaagaaaggagagagaggagggcgggtcaccagggagggagagagtggtAGATGAGTGCTCAGGGCTCGGAGCCTCAACACACAGGCCAGGTATTCGTGTCCCTGAGACCTGCTGCAGCGCATGATGAGCATGGCCAGTAACACAGAGCGTATTTCAAACTCCTCACGCAAGTCCGTGTCAAGAGCTCCCACCACAGGACAGCGCAGGGCGACGAGGAGAGGGCTGTGtaaggatgcagctcagttaACACACGTGTGTGCACTTTAACTTCCCTTAGAACCTCCTAAGTGTTCATGGCCACAGCTTGTCCATTTTCagctaaaaatacagaaatgaggAGTTTAAATGGAAGATCTACAGAGAGACGGTTGGATGTtgattagaaaaggaaataagatagATGACATAGTCTAGCTCTGTTAGGGCTCAGACAGGCTGGATATGGGATGGGCATAGGAAAGGTAGCAATGGATACAAGTTAGCAGACAGTCCGTTAGAACgtcaaagaattttaattttggatgACAAATTTTAATTCCTAATAAAGAATGAGATACATAAATACGTACAGCTAAAGGTGCACCTACATGTATGTCTATGAAtttctgtgtgtacatgtgtacagAAATTTACCCCAAATCTTGAGAGAAAACCGTTTTCCCATGACTTCACTCTGGGCAGAGCACGGAGTCACTCTGTTCTAATGCTCTGCTTGCTGTGAACGTGCTGCTCCACATAGGACCCTCGTGAGCGCTCCCTTGACCTCTGTGtttctcaggctgtagatgaggggGTTCAGCATTGGGGTGATCACCCTGTAGAGCATAGAGATGAGTCTGTCTCTGGCAGGGGAATGTTGGCTGGAAGAGGGGTGGATGTAGGTGAAGATGGTTGTGCTGTAGAAGAGGCAGACCACCAGGAGGTGGGacgcacaggtggagaaggctctgCGCTTGCCTTCTGCTGACTGGATCCTGAGGATGGTGCAGATGATGTACACATAAGAGACCAGGGTGGTCAGGAAGGCACTGATTCCCAGTGTGCCTCCTACCACTAAAACAAGCATCTCTGCCATGTAtgtggaggagcaggagagggccACAATCTGTGGGATGTCACAGTAGTACTGGTTGACCAGGTTGGACTTGCAGAAAGACAGGCAGAAGGTGGACACAGTGTGAAGGAGAGAGTTGAGGAACCCAGCTGCCCAGGTCCCACACATCAGCTGGACACAGCGCACCTTGGTCATGATGAGGGTATAACGCAAAGGAAAGCATATGGCCACGTAGCGGTCATAAGCCATGACGGCCAGCAGGAAGACTTCACTCCCAGCTAGGGCCACCAGGAAATAGAGCTGCACTGCACACCCGAGGAAAGAAATGCTGTTCTCCCCGCTCAAAAGGTTGTGCAGCATCTTGGGGACAGTGGCTGAAGGGCAGAAGATGTCCAGGAGGGACAAATTTGCCAGAAGGTAATACATGGGAGTGTGCAGCTTTCTCTCCGTGCAAAGTGCCAAGAGAATGGCCCCATTTCCCGCCAAGGTGATCTGGTAGATGACGGCAAAGACCACGAAGAGAGGGTAGTGCACCTCGGGGAGGTCGGAGAGCCCCATGAGCACAAACTGTGTCACTGTGCTGAGGTTGCCCATGTCCATCTGCTCCCTGCACAGGGCCTTCCTGGAGGGAAGGAAGCCAACAAGCCGGGTTATGTCTAGATAGCAGGGAGCCCGGGGCTGGGAAGCTCTGGGAAGCAGTGGGCATGTGGTGGACATGACCTGTCAGCCCTGCTGACCAGGAGGTGCAGCTATTTGAACCCCTGTTGGACACATGTCCTTTACAGTACTTAcgatatttcttaaaatattcaccCTTGGTTCCTTACCAAGAGGAAATCTTCTGAATAGatggagaaatttaaaatctACCTTCTCCATCAAACATTT is a window encoding:
- the LOC144249689 gene encoding olfactory receptor 5V1-like, yielding MDMGNLSTVTQFVLMGLSDLPEVHYPLFVVFAVIYQITLAGNGAILLALCTERKLHTPMYYLLANLSLLDIFCPSATVPKMLHNLLSGENSISFLGCAVQLYFLVALAGSEVFLLAVMAYDRYVAICFPLRYTLIMTKVRCVQLMCGTWAAGFLNSLLHTVSTFCLSFCKSNLVNQYYCDIPQIVALSCSSTYMAEMLVLVVGGTLGISAFLTTLVSYVYIICTILRIQSAEGKRRAFSTCASHLLVVCLFYSTTIFTYIHPSSSQHSPARDRLISMLYRVITPMLNPLIYSLRNTEVKGALTRVLCGAARSQQAEH